CCAAATTGGAAGGTGACAAGAAACAGAAGTTCTCAATTCGCACTCGACATTCTTCTTATGTTGCCAGCGAGTATGAGACAGtgaaaaagtttgaagtatttgataaaGCGAATTCTTTACGCACTTTTCTACCTTTTGTGTTTCCAAGTTATTATCAGGAGTTTTATATAACTAATGTTATGCTGGTTGATTTGTTGCCAAGACTTGGCTACTTAAGAGTGCTGTCGTTGTGTGGGTATCACATCACTGAATTGCCTGatgttttagaaaaattaaagCAGCTTCGCTACTTAAATTTTTCTTACACCAAAATCAAATGTCTACCTGATTCTTTGTGTACTCTTTACCATTTGGAAACTTTATTGTTAAAAAGTTGTTACAAGCTTCAAAAGCTACCCTCGAAGATGGAAAATGTTGTCAACCTGCAATATCTTGATATCAGCGGTGCTAGCTTAATAGAAAGGATGCCTGTTGGAATTGGTTCGCTAATTAATCTTCAAAGGTTATCCGATTTCATTATAGAGGAAGGTGATGGACATCATATCAGAGAATTAAAATATTTGCTAAGCCTCGGAGGTAGTTTTCGTCTTTCTGGATTGGAGAACGTTAATGGTGAAGATGCAGTGGATGCCAAGTTAAATGAGAAACAAGGGATTGATCGCTTGGTATTGCAATGGGGTACAGACTTTAAGAAAGATACAAGGAACAATGAAATTGAAGAATGGGTGTTAAACTCTCTTTGTCCTTCGAAAAAGCTTGAGCATCTTGTAATTCAGAATTATGGTGGTGCAAAATTCTGTACTTGGATAACAGATTCTTCCTTCAAGAATATGTTGTCATTGGAGCTTCGCAACTGTAAAAATTGCAAATCAGTACCATCAATTGGAAGGTTGCCATTCTTGAAAGATCTTTTAATTGGTGGTTTGGATGAGGTAAACAATATTGGAGTTGAGTTGTTCGGAGAAAATCAATCGAATGCATTTCCATCATTAGAGACTCTGTGTTTTGAGGGTATGCCAAACCTGGAGGAGTGGGACCCATGTGAAGGTGATGAGCAAGCTTCGAAATTCCCCAACCTTCATAAGCTTTCAATCAGAGAATGTCCTCAATTGTTGGGAAGGTTGCCAACCATTCTTCAATCCTTGCAGAAACTTGAAATCCGTAAGTGCAGGAGATTGATTGTTTCGATTTCAAATTTTCCTTTGCTGCTTGAATTAAGAGTTGAAGGGTGTGGAGAATTGGTTGATGAAGGCTCTTCTACAGAGGAGGTTGCCTCTTTAAAAAGTGTGTCTCTTTCAGACATTTCAATGTTTAATATTTCAACAGAGCGGATGATGTTGAGATTTGCAAACTCAGAAGACTTTAACATCTTTGGTTGGAAGAAGTTGGAATCTTTATCACAAAATGGGTTAGGATTAGTAGGGCATCGTTTCATTGAAATTTATGATTGTCCCCAACTGGTCTGTCTGGAAACAGAGGATGAGAGATTGCAACTTGACAAGATACCGGATGTTGAATCTCTGAGAATAAGAAAATGTAGAAGGCTCAAGAGACTACCAAAAGTCTTGCATTCTTTCACATATCTTACAAGAATGAGACTTGAGAGGTGTTCAAACTTTGTTTCTTTTGGAGAGAGTAACTTCCCCCCTGCTTTAAAAAAGCTAGAGATTTGGGGgtgcatgaatttgcaatatTTAGttgataaaaaagaaaataataagagTATGAGCAGTGACACTTGTCTTCTTGAGCACTTAGACATACTATTCTGCCCATCTCTAATATGGTTATCATCAAGGGGTGATATATGCAATCGGCTTCAACATCTGGAAGTTAGCAGTTGTTCAAAGCTAGGTAGCTTATTTTTGAATGCCAAGTTACCCGTAATGCTTAAACATCTACATATTTGGAAGTGTCCAATGTTGGAATGCATAGCCCAAGACTTCCATGAAACTACTTATCTCGAAAGCATTTTTATCTGGGGTGGTCAAAATATTAAATCATTACCCCAAGGATTAGACAAGCTCACCCATCTTGAGAAGATTCAACTTGATGGTTTTTCAAGTCTGGTTTCATTTGAAGAAAGTGGGTTGCCCACCACAAATCTCAAAGCTTTCTTGATTTccaattgtgaaaattttgtagcACTTCCCGACTGCATCAACAATTTCCCCTTCCTTCAGAAATTAAAGGTTTGTGAGTGTTCGGCTGCCATACCTTTTCCAGAAAAGGGTTTCCCTACTAACCTCACATCACTTGAAATCTCAAACGCACCCAAAATTTATACATCACTTGTTGAATGGGGATTAAACAGACTCTCCTCTCTTCA
This is a stretch of genomic DNA from Gossypium arboreum isolate Shixiya-1 chromosome 11, ASM2569848v2, whole genome shotgun sequence. It encodes these proteins:
- the LOC108471159 gene encoding putative disease resistance RPP13-like protein 1; protein product: MSAIGEAALSGFLELLWGRLLDSALNFVADHKQLRQQLSQWKSILPDIQAVLDDAEEKQIKNRGVKNWLEDLQDLAYDVDDILDDFAYEELSLKLQKTQAQASTSKIQKLIPTCFTGTSFNPKATSFLFKNTMIPKVKDITDRLNSLATRRSNLGLSEILSQAATSKGKQTGLQPTSVMDEAVEYVGRNKEKQEMIELLKGNNSDGVSVLSIVGMGGMGKTTLAQLVYNDTTINEFFDHKAWVCVSDDFDAIKITKEILQSITSEPCAYSDLNLLQVKLKEKLFRKKFLLVLDDIWNDSYNDWTILRSPFGVGTRIIVTTRLQNVSSNVNPVKAFFLDKLPHDDCLSILTQHALNAINFNGHLQLKEVGEKIVIRCNGLPLAAKAIGSLLRTAKDHGEWERIYESEIWDLPEDRCGIIPALRLSYHHLPSRLKRCFAYCSLLPKDYEFEEEEMILLWRAEGFLLQEVKLRTKDLGNQYFQDLVSRSFFQISNKDKSRFVMHDLINDLAQLVAGEICSKLEGDKKQKFSIRTRHSSYVASEYETVKKFEVFDKANSLRTFLPFVFPSYYQEFYITNVMLVDLLPRLGYLRVLSLCGYHITELPDVLEKLKQLRYLNFSYTKIKCLPDSLCTLYHLETLLLKSCYKLQKLPSKMENVVNLQYLDISGASLIERMPVGIGSLINLQRLSDFIIEEGDGHHIRELKYLLSLGGSFRLSGLENVNGEDAVDAKLNEKQGIDRLVLQWGTDFKKDTRNNEIEEWVLNSLCPSKKLEHLVIQNYGGAKFCTWITDSSFKNMLSLELRNCKNCKSVPSIGRLPFLKDLLIGGLDEVNNIGVELFGENQSNAFPSLETLCFEGMPNLEEWDPCEGDEQASKFPNLHKLSIRECPQLLGRLPTILQSLQKLEIRKCRRLIVSISNFPLLLELRVEGCGELVDEGSSTEEVASLKSVSLSDISMFNISTERMMLRFANSEDFNIFGWKKLESLSQNGLGLVGHRFIEIYDCPQLVCLETEDERLQLDKIPDVESLRIRKCRRLKRLPKVLHSFTYLTRMRLERCSNFVSFGESNFPPALKKLEIWGCMNLQYLVDKKENNKSMSSDTCLLEHLDILFCPSLIWLSSRGDICNRLQHLEVSSCSKLGSLFLNAKLPVMLKHLHIWKCPMLECIAQDFHETTYLESIFIWGGQNIKSLPQGLDKLTHLEKIQLDGFSSLVSFEESGLPTTNLKAFLISNCENFVALPDCINNFPFLQKLKVCECSAAIPFPEKGFPTNLTSLEISNAPKIYTSLVEWGLNRLSSLQQLTISGAGCSNVVSFPEEGIGKALPPSLTFICIREFENLEFTCSKGFHHLTSLQELQFSNCPKLASLPEKDKLLSLERLYIWGCPLLEEGCGRGKGREWSKISHIPFVFIQYKTVIPRRLD